Part of the Phacochoerus africanus isolate WHEZ1 chromosome 8, ROS_Pafr_v1, whole genome shotgun sequence genome is shown below.
TACCgtgtgacccagcagttccactcttgggcacatttccagacaaaagtttccttgaaaaagacacgtgcacctggacggtcactgcagcgctattcacaatagccaagacacggaaacaacctccATGGCCCTTGGccgatgaatggattaagaagatgtggtgcaatgtgcttgggctgtgggatggaaatcctgtgaaattggattgttatgatcattatacaactacagatgtgatacattcatttgagtagttaaaaaaaattctgtacaaaaaaggaaaaaaaaagatgtggtgcatatacacaatggaatactacaaacaagaagggctggagagggtgtggagaaaaaggaaccctagtacactgttggcgggaatgtaaagtggtgccaccactgtggaaaacagtctggagattcctcagaaaactaaacatagaactaccatttgatccagcaatccccctcctgggcatctatccagagaaaaccatgactcaaaaagacacgtgcgctccagtgttcattgcagcgctatctgcaatagccaagacatggaaacgacctaaatgtccattgacagagcaGTGGATAAAGAGGATTCCACATGGTGGAATACGacgcagccattaaaaggaaagaaataatggcatttgcagcaacgtggatggacctagaatttagcatgctgagtgaagtcagtcagacaatgagacaccagcatcaaatgctatcactgacatgtggaatctaaaaaaggacacagtgaacttatttgccgaacagatattgactcacagactgtgaaaaacttatgtacaaaaaaggaaaaaaaagatgtggtgcatatacacaatggaatactacccagtcacaaaaaggaacaaaataatgccatttgcactaaCATGAATGTACCTAGAGAcgctcacactaagtgaagtaagtcagaaagaaaaagacaaataccatatgatgtcacttatatctggaatctaaaatactgcACAAACGAatcttgccacagaaaagaaactcgtgcACTTGGAGAACAAAGCAGTGCTTGCCAAGGTTGAGGAGGTGGGGGTCAGAAGgaatgggagtctggggttaatagatgcaaaaccATTGCCGTTGGAGTGGactagcgatgagatcctgctgtatagcacagggaactaaatccagacacttgtgatgaaacacgATGGAGGAcagtctgagaaaaagaatgtatatgtatgtgtgactgggcctaATTGAGGTACATTAGAAATTAATGGAACACTAAACACACTCTaatgaaaagaaccaaaaaaaaaaaagtgaatgattatctcaaaaaaaatttatatgtgtaCTAGGATAATATTGAAAACATATAACAACGAGTATGGTAAAATACAACTagtatataaatttcattttaaaaatgatccatTTTATTCCCTAAAAGAGCAAACGGTATGAAAAATGCTTACAGAGTAATACAAGGTTGTCATCAATAGTCTATGCAAATGCCGGACACATGACTTCCAAAGGTTTCCAGCACCAGGGAGTCGATCCCTGAGGTAGGTTTCTATAGGCAGTACGTGGTGATGGCCCATACAAGGCTCTTCATGACAATGGGACAGAATCTGGACTTAGGACAAGGCTGGACAGCCGGCGAGGTCTGGATCAGAGCCCAGGTCATAAGAAAGAGTTCTAAAGGCTTAGTCCTGCTGACAGATCCACACCTATCTCCCTGtagccctcctgccctcctccctagCCCTGGAGCCAGAAGAAGGGATTTTTTGACTTATCTCTCGCCCGCTGACAGTTTCAAGAGGAAGGCGAGCTGCAACCCCTCCTGAAAAGGGTAGAGAAATACCCAAGTGCCTGTGCTCGCTGGAGGTGGGGAACAAGAGCCGTGGTACTGGTCTATGACCCTGACTACATGAAGGTGGTCCTGGCAAGATCAGGTGAGAGGGAAACCCCCATCCACATGGGAGCAAACCCTCCCTCCTGGGTGCATGGCCCCGGGTCTGTGAAATTCCAGGAGAGACTGACACTTCAGCCATCAATGCCTCAACTCTTCCAAACATTCTCCCAGCCCACAAGGCAGGCCAAGGCCAACAGAATTTGCTGAGAGTGAAAGCTTAACCAGCTGGGTGGAGCTgatttctgtcttctgtctttccttccttctttctttccttctttctttccttccttccttcctttttctttcttccttccttcccttccgtttccttcttcttccttcctttctttctctttcttccttccttccttccttccttcctttctttccttcttcctttcttcctttctcctttccttcctttcttcctttcttcctttcttcctttctttcttttctttcttccttcttcttctttttcttcctttctttctttcttctctttctttctttctttctttcttttctttcttttctttttctttctttcttctgtcttNNNNNNNNNNNNNNNNNNNNNNNNNNNNNNNNNNNNNNNNNNNNNNNNNNNNNNNNNNNNNNNNNNNNNNNNNNNNNNNNNNNNNNNNNNNNNNNNNNNNNNNNNNNNNNNNNNNNNNNNNNNNNNNNNNNNNNNNNNNNNNNNNNNNNNNNNNNNNNNNNNNNNNNNNNNNNNNNNNNNNNNNNNNNNNNNNNNNNNNNNNNNNNNNNNNNNNNNNNNNNNNNNNNNNNNNNNNNNNNNNNNNNNNNNNNNNNNNNNNNNNNNNNNNNNNNNNNNNNNNNNNNNNNNNNNNNNNNNNNNNNNNNNNNNNNNNNNNNNNNNNNNNNNNNNNNNNNNNNNNNNNNNNNNNNNNNNNNNNNNNNNNNNNNNNNNNNNNNNNNNNNNNNNNNNNNNNNNNNNNNNNNNNNNNNNNNNNNNNNNNNNNNNNNNNNNNNNNNNNNNNNNNNNNNNNNNNNNNNNNNNNNNNNNNNNNNNNNNNNNNNNNNNNNNNNNNNNNNNNNNNNNNNNNNNNNNNNNNNNNNNNNNNNNNNNNNNNNNNNNNNNNNNNNNNNNNNNNNNNNNNNNNNNNNNNNNNNNNNNNNNNNNNNNNNNNNNNNNNNNNNNNNNNNNNNNNNNNNNNNNNNNNNNNNNNNNNNNNNNNNNNNNNNNNNNNNNNNNNNNNNNNNNNNNNNNNNNNNNNNNNNNNNNNNNNNNNNNNNNNNNNNNNNNNNNNNNNNNNNNNNNNNNNNNNNNNNNNNNNNNNNNNNNNNNNNNNNNNNNNNNNNNNNNNNNNNNNNNNNNNNNNNNNNNNNNNNNNNNNNNNNNNNNNNNNNNNNNNNNNNNNNNNNNNNNNNNNNNNNNNNNNNNNNNNNNNNNNNNNNNNNNNNNNNNNNNNNNNNNNNNNNNNNNNNNNNNNNNNNNNNNNNNNNNNNNNNNNNNNNNNNNNNNNNNNNNNNNNNNNNNNNNNNNNNNNNNNNNNNNNN
Proteins encoded:
- the LOC125133407 gene encoding taurochenodeoxycholic 6 alpha-hydroxylase-like gives rise to the protein MTVPALASVSGLLQVASLLGLLLLLLKAAQLYLRRQWLLKALQQFPSPPSHWLYGHSREFQEEGELQPLLKRVEKYPSACARWRWGTRAVVLVYDPDYMKVVLARSAHKAGQGQQNLLRVKA